Proteins found in one Neodiprion lecontei isolate iyNeoLeco1 chromosome 6, iyNeoLeco1.1, whole genome shotgun sequence genomic segment:
- the LOC107222407 gene encoding cytochrome c-1-like — MGDAANGKKLFTKLCATCHTMDKGGKHKIGPNLNGILGRSSGSAAGFAYSEAMKSKMVTWNDNNMDEYLKAPKKFIPGTKMVFPGIKKAEDRRDVIAFLNSQK; from the exons ATGGGGGACGCAGCCAacggaaagaaattattcacgaAACTCTGCGCCACTTGTCACACGATGGATAAAGGTGGAAAGCACAAGATTGGACCTAACCTTAACGGCATCTTAGGCCGGTCAAGTGGCA GTGCAGCTGGCTTCGCATACAGCGAAGCGATGAAGTCGAAAATGGTTACTTGGAACGACAACAATATGGACGAGTATCTAAAAGCGCCAAAGAAATTCATACCTGGTACCAAAATGGTATTTCCCGGAATTAAAAAGGCCGAGGATCGACGAGACGTTATCGCCTTTCTGAACAGTCAGAAGTAA